The nucleotide sequence CGTCGCCATCCAGCGACACATCGCCGATCAGGTCTACCAGACGCGCAAGAAGGATTTCGAAGACCCGTTCCGCCGCATGGCGTATTCCAGCCACGAGGAGATGGAGGCGGTTCTGGGAACGCCCGAGGACAACGCCTTCGTCAAACGCGTCGCTCAAAGCGCCGAAGCCTTCGCCGCCCAGGTCGCCATCGCCCCGCGCTGATGCGCCGCTTGAGGGTGGCAGTTACTCGCTCAGAAATGCTTCCATGGCGGCGGCGCAGGCGCCGACGCTGATCTCCGCAGACGCCGGGCACGCCCGCACGCCGTGCCGGGCGCCCTCGCCCTCGGCCAGAACGTATGTTTCGATTCCCTTGTACATCTGCATGGCGCAGAATCGCCGCGCGGCTTCGATCTGTTCGCGCGACAACTCCAGTGACGCACCGCCGCGGCCGCTGACGCACAAGCCCGTCAGGGCTGTCAGGGGCTCGCCGCCGACAGGGCCGATCCCGCCCCGGCGGTCGAGCAGCGCGCTGTGGCCATGAATCTCGTATGCCCTGGCAAGCGTCTTGGGCGCGGGCAATCCGGCGTGCGCCTTCCAGGCCTGGGCCCAGGCGTCGGTCGCGGGGGCGGCCTCGACCTGCCGGGCGAGGTTTCCCAGCCCTACGGCGAGGGCTTTGCCTTCCGGCCCGCTCTGCGGCGCGTCTTTCAGGGCCTCGTACGCCAGGCACAAGTCTTCCACGCCTGCCGCGGCGGGCGTGCTGTCCAGGCGGCAGGAGATCTCGCCCTTGCCGGCCGCTCCGGCGATGGCCGCCAGCAGGGCCGTGCGGATATCCATCGCCTGCGGCGCCGGCGGCAACTGGGCGATGATCATCGCCGTGTACGCCGTGGCGGCTAGCTGGTCAGCCGGTTCGACGGTAACGACATACGCCGTGCGTTCGGTGCGTTTGATCTGGCGGGCGACGTACGCCATGGCGGCGTTGACGCTCTTGCGGACTCGGGGGGCGTCGCCGCGGGCATTGAGCCGCGCCATCGCCAGCGTGGCGGCGAGGTGTTCGCGCAGGGGCGGGGGCTCGTCGCCGACGCGATAGGCGCCGCCGGGGGCCTGGTGGCGGATCAGGTAATCAGCCGCCGCGGCGGCAAGTGTGTCGCCGGCGGCAGCGCTGCCGCCGATCACTTTGCCGCGGAAGAGTTCTTTCGCCGGTTGCCCGGGCACGGCGACAAAATGCCGCGTGCGGAACACGAACCACTTCGGCGTGCTGGCCATCGCCGCGCGGTCGAGGGGAACCTTCATCAGGCAGGCGCTGCGCATCTGCTGGCGGTCCATCGCCTCCTCGTACGCCTGCGAGGGCAGCACGCGGGCGATCTTGCCCGCCCGTTCCATCTGCAGGCCCGTCAGGCCGCACACGGATCGCGACAGTTCCGCCTCCGACGCCGGATCCGGCGAGATGATGATCTCGACCTCCACCGTCAATGCCGCCAGCACCTCCGCCGTGACGCGGTCGGGCAGCTTTTCGCTGCGCATGGCTGCCATGGCGGCCGACGCCACGCTCAGTGGCAGGCTGTCCTTGCTGGCGATCACGCGGGCAACCAGGTTGCCGCCGCTTCGCAAGGTCACCGCCGCACTGAGAGTGTGGGGCGGGGGAGGAGTCCACGAGGCAGGAACCGGTACAGCGTCAGGGGTGCTGCGACGAGTGAGGTACTCCATCATCGCCCTGCGGGCGAAATCCGCAAGATCCGTCGCAGGGTCTTCCTTAACGTGCGGCGCAGCGGGCGGTGCAGCAACGGCAGCCGACAGAAGCATCACGCTGGCGCAAGTCAGGACAGTCATGCAACCTTTATAAGCTTCCGCGTGATGACAGTAAAGCTACAAAGCGAGGTCCCAGCACAAGAGATCGCCAACAGGAGATGACGCCGATCCGGCGGCGGCCTTGCGGCGTGCGGCTTGGCATCTGTTGATCTTCGCGGTGAAATATCCGCGGTGGAGATGGAAAAAATGCACAAGTACACGTTTCAGGGCAGCTATGGTCACAAACACTGTTATGTCATGAGTTTAAATCTAATTCCGCCGCAATGGGGCTACTGGGCCAGAGGAAAGCACTTATGCAACCGAATATGAACGTAAAGACTATAATAATAAAGGAATAGCATTAAAGAAGGCGTCAAAACGACGGTGGGGAGGCCCATGATATGGCGATGGGCACTTCGGGGGCTCGGTGGCACAAAGGCCGTTTTTAGTTGCATAACCTTCAGGGATTCTTACACTTTGCAGTGATTCAGTGTTGGAAAAGGGAACCGCCGGCTTCTTCCGCCCTTGCGGGACGCAAGGAGACCCTTAATGCCTACTGTTACATACGATGATGGCAGCTTCCTGCTGGACAACCAGCGGCTGTGGTTGGTCAGCGGAACCGTTCATTATTTCCGCACGCCATCGGCGCTGTGGCCGGATCGTCTGCTCAAAGCCAAGCGAGCGGGGCTGAACTGCATCTGCACGTACGTTCCGTGGAACTTTCACGAGCCTCTCGAGGGCAAATGGGAGATCATGGGCGATCATGACGTGTTCGAGTTCATCCGCCTCGCCGAGGAGCTGGGGCTGTACGTGATCCTGCGTCCGGGTCCTTACATCGGCGGGCAGTGGGACTTCGGCGGTTTGCCGGCGTGGCTGCTGGCCAAGCCCGGTCTGGCGCTGCGGGCCAATAATGCCACCTTCCTGCATTACTTCGACAAGTACTTCCGCAAGATGCTCCCGCGGCTGGCCGAGCAGCAAGTCACGCGCGGCGGCAACATCATCCTGGTCCAGAACGAAAACGAGTACACGCTGCGCACCATGCCCGACCGCCTGCAGTACCTCGAGTTCGTCAGCCAACTGCTGCGACGCGGCGGTTTTGAAGTGCCCATCATCACCTGCAACGACCTGACGGAACCGGCGGTGCCCGAGGCCGTCGAGACCGTACGCGGGTGGGACCGCACGATCCAGGATCTCAAACGCCTGCGGGCTCGCCAGGGCGGGGCGCCGCTGATGGTGAGCGAACTGTGGACCGGCCACTACGATCAGTGGGGCGGGCAGCATACCCGTCGCGGGGCCTCTGACGTGGCGCGCAAAGCGATGGAAATCCTCGGCTGCGGCGCCCAGTTCAACTACTATCCCTGGCACGGGGGCACGAACTTCGCCTTCAAGGCCGGTTCGCCCGGCGACGGCCCCGACAGCTTCCAGACCACCAGCTTCGACTTCGACGCCCCGCTGTCCGAAGGCGGAGGCCTCACCGAGAAATACTACACCACCCGCCTGGTGAATCTGCTGGCCCAGCACATGGGACAGTTCCTGGCCGCCTCGTACGCCCAGGAAGTCCGCGTGAATATCCACGACTCCTCGACCGTGCTCAACCTCTCCGGGTCGCGCGGACGATGGGCGGTGGTGACCAATAACGGCCGCCAGGACATCAAGCGGGCCGCCGTCTCGCTGCCCGACGGGACCGACATTGACGTGTCGCTGGAGCCGCTGGGGGCGATGGCCGTTCCGCTGGGTCTGCAACTGACCGAGCAGGTCAAGCTCGACTGGTCCAACGTCACGCCGCTGGGATTCTTCCGCCACAAGGTGCTGGTCTTCCACGGTCCGGCGGGCTGGCCCGCTCGCATCAGCCTCAACGGCGCGGTGCTCACTGCCGCCATCGGAAGCGATGACGAACCGGTGATGCTCGAGGCGCACGGCCTGACGATCGTGCTGGTCAACAGCTCGCTGGCGATGCGCACGTGGGTGTTGGACGAGACGCTGATTCTGGGTCCGGATTTCGTCGGCGTCGAGGCCGCCGACGTGGTCTTCAACCATGCCGCGCCGCAGTATGCGATGATCGCTTTCGACGGCAAGCTCACGCACAAGAAGATCAAGCCCGCCGGCCGGGCGGCGGTCAAGCCCATCAAGCTGGGCTCGTGGAACCGCACCGGCGTCAGCAAAGAGCCTCTGGGCGACGGCACGCTGGAGTGGCTCAAGCTCGACCGCCCGCGCGACGTCGACTTCCTGGGCATCCACGACGGCTACATCTGGTATCGCCTGGAAAGCACCGAAGACAAACCCGTCAAGCGGCAGTTGTTCCTGCCCGAGTGCGAGGACCGCGCCACGCTGTACCTCAACGGGAAGCGCCTGGGCATCTGGGGGCGCGGCGACGGCGCCGTTCGCACGCCCATCAACGCCGACTTCCGCAAGGGCGACAACGTCCTGACGATGCTGGTCGACAACCTCGGCCGCCCGAGCACCGGCCATAAGCTCGGTCAGCGCAAGGGCCTGGCAAACCACGTCTTTGACGCGCGGGCGCTGCAGCGGGGCAAGTTCAAGGTCAAGGCCGTCGAGGCGTTCCCCAAGCGGATCGTGCCGCGGCAGTTGCTGTTCATGCTCGACGACCTGCAGGGCGTGCCGGTCTGGGAAGCCCAGCTCGTCATTACCCTGAACAAGGTCGCGCCGATCCACTTGGCGTACACGGATCTGCCCCATCACGTGGCGATCCTGTGCAATGAGCGCACGGTGGCGTTCCTGCCTCACCAGGGCAGCGGGTTCGGCGATGCGACGCTGGGCGCCGAACTCAAGAAGGGCAAGAACGTCCTGAAGATCCTGCTCTGGGGCGATGTCAACGCCAAGCTGCTGGACAACATCAAGATGTACAGCCTCAACGAGCCGGTGACGGCCCAGGGGCGGTTGACGTGCCGCGCCTGGCAGATGCCCGCCGACGCCTCGGGCGCCCTCGGCGGCGACCGCCCGGCATGGTACAAGGCCCAGTTCAATTATGAACCCGCCCCCGAGGCGCTGTTCCTGCGCATCTCCGGTCCAGGCAAGGGCCAGATCTTTCTCAACGGGCACAACGTCGGACGGTACTGGTCGATCGGTCCGCAGGAATTCTATTATCTTCCTGAGTGCTGGTTGAAGCAGGAAAACGACGTCACGCTGTTCGTGGAAGACGGTCATCGGCCCACTGGGACGAGTCTGGAGTTCAGCGCGACGGGACCGTACGGTCCGCGCTGAGCGGCTGTGAATTTGCTTGAACGCGAGAAGTCTTTTAGCTACTATTACTTGCGATGGCAGCGGCATACATTGGTCAGAAGGGAACTACAGTGCATACGGTAACGAAAAAAGAACTCGTTGATCGCATTGCCGACAAGACCAACCAGAAGCGCGTGCTGGTGAAAGAAGTCGTTCAGGTCTTCCTGGACGAAGTCATTGCTGAACTTGGCAGCGGCAACCGTCTGGAGTTCCGCGACTTCGGCGTTTTCGAGATCAAGCAGCGCGCCGCCCGGACCGCCCAGAACCCCAAGACCCTCGAACGCGTCCAGGTCGCCGCCAAGCGTACCGTCAAATTCAAAATGGGTCGCGTCATGAAAGAAAAGATGCAGCCCGCACAAGGCGGCGCATAAAGCCGCTTGCGGCTTGGCATCTTTTTCAGGTCCGAAGATTAGGGATTTACCACAGAGTCACAGAGTCACAGAGGAAGCGGGGGAAAACCATAATGCAGCGCGACCACCTATGGATCGCGACCTATGGAGTGCGGCAGCAGCTGCTGCCGCTTTGGCTGTCTTTGGACAAGCAGCACACCGTTCCCATCGAACAACATCCAAAGCGGCAGCTAAGGCTGCCGCACTCCATATATCCTCTCGCTTTTCTCCGAGCCTCTGTGGTAAATCCCTGATCTTTCAGCGCGCTAAACTTCTGCGATAGCAGGGGAGCGCCATGCCTAATCCACTCATCCCTTCGGGGGCCGTTTCGCCGCTGGTGCGGCACCAGCGCAATCCGCTGCTGACGTCCCGCGACGTGCCTTACCCTTCGACGCTGGTCTACAACGCCGGCGTCGTCAAGTTCGCCGGGCGGTACGCGATGATGTTCCGCAACGATTACGGCCGCTGGGGCGACCCGCGGCTGGAGGGCACGAACATCGGGCTGGCCTGGAGCACCGATGGCGTGACGTGGGAGGTCGCGCCCGAACCGGTCATCACGGTCGAGAAGGCCCGGCGGTGGGTGAAGGACTACTCGCCGTACCACGACGCCGATCGCGAGTTGCTGTTCGTCAACGATCCGCGGCTGACGGTGCTGGAGGGGCGAGTGTATTGCTGCCTGGCGTTTTTCATGGCTTCGGGGCTGTGCGGGGGAGTGCTGGTGACGGACGATTTCGACCACTTCACGCTGCTGTCGATGACCGTGCCCGACAACCGCAACCTGGTGATATTCCCGCAGCGGCACAAGGGGCACTATCTGCGTTTTGAGCGCCCATTTAACAACTATGGCGGAGCGGCGATGGGCGCGGGGCGATACTCGCTGTGGCTCAGCGAGTCGCCGGACCTGCTGTTCTGGGGACGCTCGCGACGGCTGTTGTCTTACTCCGAGGTGCCTTACGCCAACGAGCGCGTCGGCGCCGGACCCCAGCCGGTCCTGACGCCGGGCGGTTGGCTGGCGATGTTTCACTCGGTATATCACGATGCCGCCTGGGGCAAGCGCGGGTGGGAACCCAAGTGGGACCGCCACTACGACGCCGGGCTGATGCTGCTGGATCTGGACGATCCGTCCAAGGTGCTGGCCGTATCCAACGTGCCGGTGCTCTCGCCGTCGGCGCCGTACGAGATGGCCGGCGGCGACACGTTCGAAACCAGTGGCTTTCGCGGAGGCGTGGTCTTTCCCACGGGTATGATTCTGGAGGACAGCGGGGAGGTGAAGGTCTACTACGGGGCGGCCGACTCGTTCGTGTGCCTGGCGACGGCGAACGTGGAAGACCTGCTGCGGTTCTGCCTGGAGAACCCCGTTGCCAGGCCTGAGGCGTCGCCGGGCGATTGATCGGCGAACAATAGAGGAGAACGTCATGACTCAGACCATCGACAAAACGCTGGCTCGCCGCCCGGAAGACTGGAAGTTCGCCCCCCAGCCGCTGGAAGGAAAGAAAATCGTGCTCTCCGGCGGGACGACCGGCATCGGGCGGGCCATCCTGCTCATGCTCACCGCCGAGGGCGCCGACGTGTTGACCTTCGCCCGCGGCAAGACCGAGCTCGACGAGGCGCTGGCGGCCGCCGATGGCGCCGCGGGCAAGGCGTACGGTCTGACAGCCGACCAGTCGCGACCGGACGACCTCAAGGCGGTCTTCGCCCGGGTCGATCGCGATCTGGGCGGGCTGGACATCCTGATCAACTGTGCAGCCGTCGCCGGCGGCAGCGTGACCGACAGCGGGTTTGAAGAAACGCAGTCGGTGCTGCACACGAACATCGACGGGTACGTGCAGTGCTGCCGCCTGGCGCTGGAGCGCATGAAGGACAACCAGGGGCACATCGTCAACATCGGCTCGATGAGCGCCCATGTGCGAGAGAGCGGCAGCGACATTTACGCCGCCACCAAGGCCGCCGTCATGGCCTTCAGCGACTCGCTACGCAAGACCCTCAACAAGAAGGGCATCCGCGTCAGCCTCATCGAGCCCGGAAGCGTCGGGTCGGACATGCAGCCGACAAGCCCCCAGGAAGAAGCCCAGCGCCAGAAACGCGGCGAAATGCTCGTCGCCGACGACATCGCCGAGGCCGTCCACTACTGCCTCACCCAACC is from Planctomycetaceae bacterium and encodes:
- a CDS encoding HU family DNA-binding protein, translating into MAAAYIGQKGTTVHTVTKKELVDRIADKTNQKRVLVKEVVQVFLDEVIAELGSGNRLEFRDFGVFEIKQRAARTAQNPKTLERVQVAAKRTVKFKMGRVMKEKMQPAQGGA
- a CDS encoding SDR family oxidoreductase is translated as MTQTIDKTLARRPEDWKFAPQPLEGKKIVLSGGTTGIGRAILLMLTAEGADVLTFARGKTELDEALAAADGAAGKAYGLTADQSRPDDLKAVFARVDRDLGGLDILINCAAVAGGSVTDSGFEETQSVLHTNIDGYVQCCRLALERMKDNQGHIVNIGSMSAHVRESGSDIYAATKAAVMAFSDSLRKTLNKKGIRVSLIEPGSVGSDMQPTSPQEEAQRQKRGEMLVADDIAEAVHYCLTQPSRCEIMTLQIKPTRQII
- a CDS encoding beta-galactosidase — translated: MPTVTYDDGSFLLDNQRLWLVSGTVHYFRTPSALWPDRLLKAKRAGLNCICTYVPWNFHEPLEGKWEIMGDHDVFEFIRLAEELGLYVILRPGPYIGGQWDFGGLPAWLLAKPGLALRANNATFLHYFDKYFRKMLPRLAEQQVTRGGNIILVQNENEYTLRTMPDRLQYLEFVSQLLRRGGFEVPIITCNDLTEPAVPEAVETVRGWDRTIQDLKRLRARQGGAPLMVSELWTGHYDQWGGQHTRRGASDVARKAMEILGCGAQFNYYPWHGGTNFAFKAGSPGDGPDSFQTTSFDFDAPLSEGGGLTEKYYTTRLVNLLAQHMGQFLAASYAQEVRVNIHDSSTVLNLSGSRGRWAVVTNNGRQDIKRAAVSLPDGTDIDVSLEPLGAMAVPLGLQLTEQVKLDWSNVTPLGFFRHKVLVFHGPAGWPARISLNGAVLTAAIGSDDEPVMLEAHGLTIVLVNSSLAMRTWVLDETLILGPDFVGVEAADVVFNHAAPQYAMIAFDGKLTHKKIKPAGRAAVKPIKLGSWNRTGVSKEPLGDGTLEWLKLDRPRDVDFLGIHDGYIWYRLESTEDKPVKRQLFLPECEDRATLYLNGKRLGIWGRGDGAVRTPINADFRKGDNVLTMLVDNLGRPSTGHKLGQRKGLANHVFDARALQRGKFKVKAVEAFPKRIVPRQLLFMLDDLQGVPVWEAQLVITLNKVAPIHLAYTDLPHHVAILCNERTVAFLPHQGSGFGDATLGAELKKGKNVLKILLWGDVNAKLLDNIKMYSLNEPVTAQGRLTCRAWQMPADASGALGGDRPAWYKAQFNYEPAPEALFLRISGPGKGQIFLNGHNVGRYWSIGPQEFYYLPECWLKQENDVTLFVEDGHRPTGTSLEFSATGPYGPR
- a CDS encoding glycoside hydrolase family 130 protein — protein: MPNPLIPSGAVSPLVRHQRNPLLTSRDVPYPSTLVYNAGVVKFAGRYAMMFRNDYGRWGDPRLEGTNIGLAWSTDGVTWEVAPEPVITVEKARRWVKDYSPYHDADRELLFVNDPRLTVLEGRVYCCLAFFMASGLCGGVLVTDDFDHFTLLSMTVPDNRNLVIFPQRHKGHYLRFERPFNNYGGAAMGAGRYSLWLSESPDLLFWGRSRRLLSYSEVPYANERVGAGPQPVLTPGGWLAMFHSVYHDAAWGKRGWEPKWDRHYDAGLMLLDLDDPSKVLAVSNVPVLSPSAPYEMAGGDTFETSGFRGGVVFPTGMILEDSGEVKVYYGAADSFVCLATANVEDLLRFCLENPVARPEASPGD
- a CDS encoding AMMECR1 domain-containing protein; protein product: MTVLTCASVMLLSAAVAAPPAAPHVKEDPATDLADFARRAMMEYLTRRSTPDAVPVPASWTPPPPHTLSAAVTLRSGGNLVARVIASKDSLPLSVASAAMAAMRSEKLPDRVTAEVLAALTVEVEIIISPDPASEAELSRSVCGLTGLQMERAGKIARVLPSQAYEEAMDRQQMRSACLMKVPLDRAAMASTPKWFVFRTRHFVAVPGQPAKELFRGKVIGGSAAAGDTLAAAAADYLIRHQAPGGAYRVGDEPPPLREHLAATLAMARLNARGDAPRVRKSVNAAMAYVARQIKRTERTAYVVTVEPADQLAATAYTAMIIAQLPPAPQAMDIRTALLAAIAGAAGKGEISCRLDSTPAAAGVEDLCLAYEALKDAPQSGPEGKALAVGLGNLARQVEAAPATDAWAQAWKAHAGLPAPKTLARAYEIHGHSALLDRRGGIGPVGGEPLTALTGLCVSGRGGASLELSREQIEAARRFCAMQMYKGIETYVLAEGEGARHGVRACPASAEISVGACAAAMEAFLSE